In Bradyrhizobium lablabi, one DNA window encodes the following:
- a CDS encoding formate dehydrogenase subunit gamma produces MIFLARIRLAILLVMLLLGIAVFGPAIAQKLNPDGTPNPTASVTSERDLLKQFPRIEGRIVIPDQKASVLIQPAGRMWQYFHEVLLHWGAAIVILGTVALLGLAYLMIGRVRIAEGRSGKKILRFKAFERFSHWLTAVSFVVLGLTGLNITFGKILLLPAVGPDAFSEISEAAKYVHNFTSFSFMVGLILITVIFFRDNIFGRVDLEWLKQGGGFIKNKHAPAGRFNLGEKLVYWFSLAAGVAVSVSGVVLLFPFYGTNIADMQIAQVVHAVVAVLFVALILGHIYIGTLGMEGAFEAMGTGEVDLNWAKEHHDLWLAQQLANQDRQGQPSATPAE; encoded by the coding sequence ATGATTTTTCTTGCACGCATTCGCCTCGCGATCCTGCTCGTGATGCTCCTCCTTGGCATAGCGGTGTTCGGCCCGGCGATCGCGCAGAAGCTCAATCCCGACGGCACCCCCAATCCCACCGCAAGCGTTACCAGCGAACGGGACCTTCTCAAGCAGTTCCCTCGCATCGAAGGGCGTATCGTCATTCCCGATCAAAAGGCCAGCGTGCTGATCCAGCCTGCCGGGCGGATGTGGCAGTATTTCCATGAGGTGCTGCTGCATTGGGGCGCTGCGATCGTGATCCTCGGCACCGTCGCTCTGCTCGGCCTCGCCTATCTGATGATCGGACGGGTCCGAATTGCCGAAGGACGCTCGGGAAAGAAAATCCTTCGCTTCAAAGCCTTCGAGCGTTTTTCGCATTGGCTGACCGCCGTTTCATTCGTCGTTCTCGGCCTGACCGGATTGAATATCACCTTCGGCAAAATCTTGCTCTTGCCGGCTGTCGGCCCGGATGCGTTTTCGGAAATCTCGGAGGCGGCAAAATACGTCCACAACTTCACCAGCTTCTCGTTCATGGTCGGCCTCATCTTGATCACCGTGATCTTCTTCCGCGACAACATTTTCGGCAGGGTCGATCTTGAATGGCTCAAGCAAGGCGGCGGCTTCATTAAAAACAAACACGCGCCCGCCGGACGCTTTAACCTCGGGGAAAAGCTTGTCTATTGGTTTTCCCTTGCAGCTGGTGTTGCCGTTTCCGTGTCAGGCGTTGTGCTGCTGTTTCCCTTCTATGGAACTAACATTGCCGACATGCAGATCGCGCAGGTCGTGCACGCCGTCGTGGCCGTTCTGTTCGTCGCCTTGATTCTTGGCCACATCTATATCGGCACGCTCGGCATGGAGGGTGCGTTCGAGGCCATGGGCACCGGCGAGGTCGATCTCAACTGGGCAAAAGAGCATCACGATCTCTGGCTTGCCCAACAACTCGCAAACCAAGACCGACAAGGACAACCTTCGGCGACGCCGGCAGAGTGA
- a CDS encoding oxalate decarboxylase family bicupin, which yields MDDVTRRTLLTATAAGGFLAAANAGAQTNEPVPQRPGHGGTDPGPRNLARDRQNPDLLVPPSTDHGTLPNLRFSFSDAHMRLESGGWTRQVTVRELGVSKDIAGVNMRLNAGGVRELHWHKAAEWAYMLYGSARITAIDAQGHNFADDVGVGDLWYFASGVPHSIQGLGPDGCEFLLVFDDGDFDEDNTFLLSDWFKHTPNEVLAKNFGVAGSSFEHVPDPSELYIFAAAVPGPLDSDKIAGTIPVSPTLSHKMLAQQPIKTKSGTVRITDTSVFPASKTISAALVEVQPGGMRELHWHPNSNEWQYYIEGQARMGVFAASGQARTFDFQAGDVGFVPFAMGHYVENTGTTPLRFLEVFKSSYYADVSLNQWLALTPPELVRAHLKLDPQTLAALHKEKFPVVPA from the coding sequence ATGGATGATGTCACGCGACGTACATTGCTGACTGCGACCGCTGCCGGCGGATTTCTGGCGGCGGCTAACGCCGGCGCGCAGACCAATGAACCGGTCCCGCAGCGGCCCGGGCACGGCGGCACCGATCCCGGTCCGCGCAACCTCGCACGCGACCGGCAGAATCCCGATCTGCTGGTGCCGCCCTCGACCGATCACGGCACGCTGCCCAATTTGCGTTTCTCCTTCTCCGACGCGCACATGCGGCTGGAGTCCGGCGGCTGGACCCGTCAGGTCACCGTGCGGGAGCTCGGTGTTTCCAAGGATATCGCCGGCGTGAACATGCGCCTGAATGCCGGCGGCGTTCGCGAGCTGCATTGGCACAAGGCCGCCGAATGGGCCTACATGTTGTATGGCAGCGCCCGCATTACGGCGATCGACGCTCAGGGACACAACTTTGCCGATGACGTCGGTGTCGGCGATCTCTGGTATTTCGCGTCGGGCGTTCCGCATTCGATCCAGGGTCTTGGTCCGGACGGCTGCGAATTTCTCCTGGTGTTCGATGACGGCGATTTCGACGAGGACAATACCTTCCTGTTGAGCGACTGGTTCAAGCACACACCGAACGAGGTACTCGCCAAGAATTTCGGTGTTGCCGGCTCGTCCTTCGAGCATGTTCCCGATCCAAGCGAGCTCTATATTTTCGCCGCCGCCGTACCCGGGCCGCTCGACTCCGACAAGATTGCCGGAACGATCCCGGTATCGCCGACCTTGAGCCACAAAATGCTGGCGCAGCAGCCGATCAAGACCAAGAGCGGCACGGTGCGGATCACGGACACCAGCGTATTCCCGGCTTCCAAGACGATCTCCGCCGCGCTGGTCGAGGTCCAGCCCGGCGGGATGCGCGAGCTGCACTGGCATCCCAACAGCAATGAATGGCAGTATTACATTGAAGGGCAGGCGCGCATGGGCGTGTTCGCGGCATCCGGCCAGGCGCGGACCTTCGATTTTCAGGCCGGCGACGTCGGCTTCGTGCCCTTTGCCATGGGGCACTATGTCGAGAACACCGGAACCACGCCGCTTCGCTTCCTGGAGGTGTTCAAGAGCAGTTACTACGCGGACGTATCGCTCAATCAATGGCTTGCGCTGACGCCGCCTGAGCTCGTGAGGGCGCATCTGAAGCTGGATCCCCAGACCTTGGCTGCTCTCCACAAGGAGAAGTTTCCGGTTGTGCCGGCCTAA
- a CDS encoding 4Fe-4S binding protein — MPLDRDAVRRGCRGEPTTATQLCRAELDRFRAIAATDAPLTVGCTQEASLFSEVAAESGRASPIQFANIRETGGWSGDAAQAGPKMAALLAMAAEPTPPASFVKLESAGVILICGRDETAVEAGNLLKDYLDVTVLIEPPAAIVPPRIADFPVAKGKVRSATGYLGAFEVTVDDFAQPLPSSRSALVFGPSRNDTRSSCDIILDLTGGTAFFPAADLRDGYLRADPGDPAAMLRAVLKARDLTGTFEKPRYVAYDASLCAHSRSQVVGCTRCLDLCPTSAITPDGDHVAIDANICAGCGQCAAACPTGAASYALPSEDVLMRKLRAMLIAYREAGGERAIVLVHDESHGAPLIDALARFGDGLPAHVLPFAVNEITQVGLESVAAAFAYGASAMRLLLRARPRHDVAGLMRTIALADPILTGLGFGAGRIATVETDDPDLLGEALRAIPSMPPAPRPASFRPLGGKRSVLRFALSELHRAAPDPVGVIPLPEGAPFGAVEIDAGGCTLCLACVSACPTGALRDDPDRPMLRFVEDACVQCGLCQATCPENVISLRPQLDFDAARAPARILKEEAPFCCIRCGKPFGVKSTIDRVVAKLEGKHWMYTGSSRRLDVIRMCDDCRVAAASEEGFDPYGVQKQPARTTDDYLREREAQKRNGNDRS, encoded by the coding sequence ATGCCGCTGGACCGAGATGCGGTCCGCCGCGGTTGCCGTGGCGAACCGACGACCGCGACCCAACTATGCCGCGCCGAACTTGATCGGTTCCGGGCGATCGCGGCGACAGATGCGCCACTCACTGTGGGATGCACCCAGGAGGCGTCACTATTCTCCGAGGTCGCAGCGGAAAGTGGACGAGCAAGTCCGATCCAGTTTGCCAATATAAGGGAGACCGGGGGATGGTCCGGCGACGCTGCCCAGGCGGGACCGAAAATGGCGGCGCTGCTTGCGATGGCGGCCGAGCCTACGCCGCCTGCGTCGTTCGTCAAACTGGAGAGCGCCGGCGTCATTCTCATCTGCGGCCGCGACGAAACGGCGGTCGAGGCCGGCAACCTTCTCAAGGACTACCTTGATGTCACCGTATTGATTGAACCGCCCGCAGCCATCGTACCTCCGCGAATAGCCGATTTTCCGGTGGCGAAAGGAAAGGTCAGAAGCGCCACCGGCTATCTCGGTGCTTTCGAGGTCACGGTCGACGATTTCGCGCAACCGTTGCCGTCATCGCGCAGCGCGTTGGTGTTTGGACCATCGCGTAACGATACGCGATCGAGCTGCGATATCATTCTCGACCTGACGGGCGGGACGGCGTTCTTCCCCGCAGCCGATTTGCGCGACGGCTATCTGCGTGCCGATCCGGGCGACCCCGCTGCAATGCTACGGGCAGTCCTCAAAGCGCGCGACCTTACCGGCACTTTCGAGAAGCCGCGTTACGTCGCATACGACGCCTCGCTATGTGCCCATTCACGTTCGCAAGTGGTCGGCTGCACCCGCTGCCTCGATCTTTGTCCTACATCGGCTATCACACCTGACGGCGACCACGTGGCGATTGACGCGAACATTTGCGCGGGCTGCGGGCAGTGCGCCGCTGCATGTCCGACGGGTGCTGCGTCGTACGCGCTGCCTTCAGAAGACGTGCTGATGCGCAAGCTGCGCGCGATGCTTATCGCCTATCGTGAAGCCGGCGGAGAACGGGCGATCGTCCTGGTGCATGATGAATCCCATGGCGCACCGCTGATCGATGCGCTGGCGCGGTTCGGCGACGGATTGCCGGCCCATGTGCTGCCGTTTGCGGTCAACGAGATCACGCAGGTCGGCCTGGAGAGCGTCGCCGCCGCCTTCGCCTATGGCGCATCGGCGATGCGGTTGCTGCTTCGAGCGCGGCCCCGCCACGACGTCGCCGGCTTGATGCGGACGATAGCGCTGGCGGATCCGATTCTGACCGGGCTCGGCTTCGGCGCCGGCCGGATCGCGACCGTCGAAACCGACGATCCGGACCTTCTCGGCGAGGCGCTGCGGGCAATCCCATCGATGCCTCCGGCGCCGCGTCCGGCGAGCTTCCGCCCCTTGGGAGGGAAAAGAAGCGTGCTGCGTTTTGCACTGAGCGAGCTTCATCGCGCTGCACCGGACCCGGTCGGCGTCATTCCGCTTCCCGAAGGAGCGCCGTTCGGCGCTGTGGAGATCGACGCCGGCGGCTGTACGCTTTGTTTGGCCTGCGTCTCGGCGTGTCCGACGGGCGCCTTGCGCGACGATCCCGACAGACCAATGCTTCGCTTTGTCGAAGATGCCTGCGTGCAGTGCGGATTGTGCCAGGCGACCTGCCCGGAGAATGTTATCTCCCTTAGACCCCAGCTCGATTTTGACGCCGCCAGGGCCCCTGCCCGAATCCTCAAGGAAGAGGCGCCGTTTTGCTGCATCCGCTGCGGCAAGCCGTTCGGCGTGAAGAGCACGATCGATCGCGTGGTGGCGAAGCTCGAAGGCAAGCACTGGATGTATACCGGCTCATCCCGACGCCTTGATGTGATCAGGATGTGCGACGATTGCCGCGTAGCTGCGGCTAGCGAGGAAGGTTTCGATCCCTACGGCGTGCAGAAGCAGCCAGCCCGTACCACCGATGATTATCTGCGCGAGCGGGAGGCGCAAAAACGCAACGGCAACGACAGGAGTTGA
- a CDS encoding DUF6505 family protein, which yields MKLLRTIRLDPSDSFIFEKAAEPGEWAVSGAFAFAHCDPANLRGKARTAFRAGFLGLESLGCSTLAQIVEASESDRGAVVEMLASQLVAHFGAPDLAAARRAAEEETSFAASLCDHPPGVVVAVTRSYDKGVIRETFRTLRPRDGAGHAPAFEFLEVLGDDDASSEHLDLGRLEKGAHR from the coding sequence GTGAAACTGCTGCGCACCATCCGGCTCGATCCGTCGGATTCATTCATATTTGAAAAGGCGGCAGAGCCCGGCGAATGGGCTGTGTCGGGCGCCTTTGCGTTCGCCCATTGCGATCCGGCAAATTTGCGGGGCAAGGCGCGCACGGCCTTTCGCGCCGGCTTTTTGGGATTGGAGTCGCTTGGCTGTTCGACGCTGGCGCAGATTGTCGAAGCGAGCGAAAGCGATCGTGGCGCCGTTGTCGAGATGCTGGCGTCGCAACTCGTCGCGCATTTCGGCGCCCCCGATCTTGCCGCCGCGCGTCGGGCCGCAGAGGAGGAGACGAGCTTTGCGGCATCGCTGTGCGACCATCCGCCGGGCGTTGTTGTCGCCGTGACCCGCAGTTACGACAAGGGAGTAATCCGCGAGACGTTCCGCACGCTGCGTCCACGCGACGGGGCCGGCCATGCGCCCGCTTTCGAATTTCTGGAGGTGCTCGGCGATGATGATGCGTCTAGTGAACATCTCGATCTCGGAAGACTGGAGAAGGGAGCGCATCGTTGA
- a CDS encoding DUF6352 family protein, with amino-acid sequence MSASRDFWMSCGHHLLDRDNTGRLLVTDEFLKAYLARPELVPPPEACAAERRLHQAMLSDPRRSVAAAQVAEVADTDARENWEMMIAWRDHLVKHRTLEAAYLEIIRRKIKFPHVLIGQAMQAILRNVLDDCDDVFVLRAAEMLFRPQKLIIAERSVVAVDEETEASLDRQPQSPLAALLGLPAVTEFDMLNDVTVGGYWERSDRFDMALDLTAGQRGLVALGDVLTRWLRHLLAIDVVIEPLAELRNTPLSWYVGLSSDATRIGDALWDGGDLGDAMRAQLVGLFRLTFRNPEDMIEKVRGEPVYLLAAMTADEVLRLKPQNLLTGLPIRHEEAVN; translated from the coding sequence TTGAGTGCATCGCGCGACTTCTGGATGTCCTGCGGTCATCATTTGCTTGATCGCGACAACACGGGCAGGTTGCTTGTTACCGACGAATTCCTGAAGGCCTATCTGGCGCGTCCTGAGCTCGTGCCTCCGCCGGAGGCATGCGCGGCGGAACGACGGCTGCACCAGGCGATGTTGAGCGATCCACGGCGGTCGGTCGCGGCTGCGCAGGTTGCCGAGGTCGCCGACACCGACGCACGCGAAAATTGGGAGATGATGATTGCCTGGCGCGATCATCTGGTGAAGCACCGCACGCTGGAGGCCGCCTACCTCGAAATTATCAGGCGCAAGATCAAATTCCCCCATGTTCTTATCGGCCAGGCGATGCAAGCGATCTTGCGAAACGTATTGGATGATTGCGATGATGTTTTCGTGCTGCGGGCCGCCGAAATGCTCTTCCGTCCCCAGAAATTGATCATTGCGGAACGTTCCGTGGTCGCCGTCGACGAAGAGACGGAGGCGTCGCTCGATCGGCAGCCCCAATCGCCATTGGCTGCGTTGCTGGGATTGCCGGCGGTGACCGAATTCGACATGCTCAACGATGTAACCGTAGGCGGTTACTGGGAGCGCAGCGACCGCTTCGACATGGCGCTCGACCTGACTGCCGGTCAACGCGGTTTGGTCGCGCTTGGCGACGTCCTCACGCGCTGGCTGCGGCATTTGCTTGCAATCGATGTCGTGATCGAACCCCTGGCGGAACTCCGCAATACGCCATTGTCATGGTACGTAGGGCTGAGCTCCGATGCTACGCGCATCGGCGATGCCCTTTGGGATGGCGGCGATCTCGGCGATGCGATGCGGGCCCAGTTGGTTGGCCTGTTCCGGCTGACTTTCCGCAATCCGGAAGATATGATCGAAAAGGTCAGGGGGGAACCGGTCTATCTCTTGGCGGCCATGACGGCTGACGAGGTGTTGCGGTTGAAGCCGCAAAATCTCCTGACCGGCCTGCCGATCCGACACGAGGAGGCGGTGAATTGA
- a CDS encoding DUF3305 domain-containing protein, producing the protein MRSTALAHIPVGVVVERRKAKSMWVDYLWRPVSVFAGKPAAAPWTALAAGAESSLFLAGEAVIELHRTETTNYRANLASGAPALWVALRPIASERPYEILAVTADPAEGEAFTDAGSNLVEAVPMPPDIVAAVDQFVAQHHVERPFVKRQRDQQTASSRRAGWENEE; encoded by the coding sequence TTGAGATCGACAGCGCTTGCGCATATTCCGGTTGGCGTCGTGGTCGAACGGCGCAAGGCCAAGAGCATGTGGGTCGATTATCTGTGGCGACCGGTCTCCGTGTTTGCCGGAAAACCGGCAGCCGCCCCTTGGACGGCGCTCGCTGCCGGGGCGGAAAGCTCGTTGTTCCTTGCGGGTGAGGCCGTGATCGAATTGCATCGGACCGAGACGACAAATTATCGCGCCAACCTCGCATCAGGCGCGCCGGCATTGTGGGTTGCCTTGCGTCCCATTGCTTCGGAGCGGCCCTATGAGATTCTCGCCGTAACGGCCGATCCGGCGGAAGGAGAAGCGTTTACCGACGCCGGCAGCAATCTGGTCGAAGCCGTACCCATGCCGCCCGACATCGTAGCAGCCGTCGATCAATTCGTCGCCCAGCATCATGTCGAGCGTCCCTTCGTCAAGCGTCAGCGCGATCAGCAGACCGCCTCCTCCCGGCGAGCGGGATGGGAGAACGAGGAATGA
- a CDS encoding DUF3306 domain-containing protein: protein MKRESDAGRAEPSASPQTDAAADEAFDLASLPSIEAITAGTDIRGFLQSCVPAELTRAALRQAWASDPAIRDFIGIAENQWDFNDPDALPGFGPLSAKEGAPALLAQALGTRDEPAEMASEMPISTEQSLSATTDHKPAVFDQTVQQTFDVPASSSDVRSVSNDGSGGDKTAESDRVTERGDLPRIHRHGSALPR from the coding sequence TTGAAGCGCGAGTCGGATGCCGGGCGGGCCGAACCAAGCGCGTCGCCTCAGACCGATGCGGCGGCCGACGAGGCCTTTGACCTGGCAAGTCTGCCATCGATTGAAGCCATCACCGCCGGCACGGACATCCGCGGATTTCTGCAAAGCTGCGTGCCTGCCGAATTGACGCGAGCGGCACTCCGTCAGGCCTGGGCGAGCGATCCGGCAATTCGCGACTTTATCGGCATCGCCGAAAACCAGTGGGATTTCAATGATCCGGATGCGCTGCCCGGTTTCGGTCCGCTGTCGGCTAAAGAGGGCGCACCGGCACTTCTGGCGCAAGCGCTTGGCACGCGCGACGAACCCGCTGAGATGGCCTCGGAAATGCCGATATCAACGGAGCAGTCGCTGTCGGCCACCACCGATCACAAGCCCGCCGTTTTCGATCAGACTGTTCAGCAAACGTTTGACGTCCCGGCGTCGAGCAGCGACGTTCGCAGTGTATCAAACGACGGGAGTGGAGGAGATAAGACCGCCGAGAGCGATCGTGTTACCGAACGAGGCGACCTTCCACGAATTCATCGTCACGGCAGTGCTTTGCCGCGCTAG
- a CDS encoding TorD/DmsD family molecular chaperone: MEPAQESGSHISPERDDEIDRARAQEYALLATLLSRSPDSQMIERLALLRGDASSLGVAHAALGEAARRTNEDDVGREYFDLFIGLGGGLLLPYSSHYLTGALYGRPLVRVRENLQLLGIEKAPERSEPEDHAALLCEIMARLVGGDITAPSGADRDFFEQHLKPWISRFFVDLQHARPAKFYACVGAVGRTFVALETEAFALAP; this comes from the coding sequence ATGGAGCCTGCGCAAGAGTCTGGATCTCACATTTCTCCCGAGCGCGACGATGAGATCGATCGTGCTCGTGCGCAGGAGTATGCGCTGCTGGCGACCTTGCTTTCGCGCAGTCCCGATAGCCAAATGATTGAGCGGCTGGCCTTGCTGCGCGGCGACGCCAGCTCGCTCGGTGTCGCGCATGCCGCACTCGGTGAGGCCGCCAGGCGGACGAATGAAGACGATGTTGGGCGGGAATATTTTGATCTATTCATTGGCCTCGGGGGAGGGTTGCTGTTGCCGTATTCGTCCCATTATCTAACGGGCGCCCTCTACGGACGCCCGCTGGTGCGAGTGCGCGAGAACCTTCAGCTGCTGGGCATCGAAAAAGCGCCGGAGCGTTCGGAGCCGGAGGATCATGCCGCGCTGCTTTGCGAGATCATGGCGCGTCTTGTCGGCGGCGATATAACGGCTCCGTCAGGCGCTGATCGTGACTTCTTCGAACAGCATCTCAAGCCTTGGATAAGCCGCTTCTTTGTCGATCTCCAGCACGCCAGACCGGCGAAGTTTTACGCGTGCGTGGGCGCGGTCGGACGAACTTTCGTGGCACTCGAAACGGAGGCTTTTGCCCTCGCGCCTTGA